One genomic window of Sebastes umbrosus isolate fSebUmb1 chromosome 15, fSebUmb1.pri, whole genome shotgun sequence includes the following:
- the LOC119503450 gene encoding 40S ribosomal protein S19: MPSVTVKDVNQQEFVRALSAFLKKSGKLKVPEWVDTVKLARHKELAPCDDNWFYTRAASTARHLYLRGGVGVGSMIKIYGGRQRNGVCPAHFSVGSRNVARKVLQALEGLKMVEKDPNGGRRLTSQGQRDLDRIAGQVASANKKQRSLQSAI, translated from the exons ATGCCCAGTGTCACGGTGAAGGATGTCAACCAGCAGGAGTTTGTGAGGGCTCTGTCAGCTTTCCTCAAAAA ATCTGGCAAACTGAAAGTCCCAGAATGGGTTGACACTGTGAAGCTCGCCAGGCACAAGGAGCTGGCTCCCTGCGATGACAACTGGTTTTAcaccagagcag CATCCACAGCTCGTCACCTGTACCTGCGAGGAGGGGTCGGCGTGGGCTCCATGATCAAGATCTACGGAGGGCGTCAGAGGAACGGCGTGTGCCCCGCCCACTTCAGCGTAGGCTCCAGGAATGTGGCGAGGAAGGTCCTCCAGGCTCTGGAGGGCCTCAAGATGGTGGAGAAGGACCCAAAtgg TGGACGGAGACTTACCTCTCAGGGCCAGAGAGATCTGGATAGGATCGCTGGTCAG GTTGCCTCAGCAAACAAGAAACAGCGAAGTTTACAAAGCGCCATCTGA
- the LOC119503449 gene encoding trypsin-3-like: MRSVLGFNFHTSSSRIQVRLGEHNIAVNEGTEQWIDAAKMIRHPQYNSYNLDNDIMLIKLSRPATLNSNVQTVALPSRCPEADENCLVSGWGNTSANGDNYPDRLQCLRQPIIDDRICRNAYPHIFTQNMVCSGFMHGGASSCQGDSGGPLVCNGQLQGVVSWGYDCAMKGHPSVYARVCRYNSWIGTTMRNN, from the exons ATGCGGTCAGTACTAGGGTTTAACTTTCATACGTCCTCCAGTCGTATCCAGGTCCGTCTTGGCGAGCACAACATCGCCGTGAATGAGGGCACGGAGCAGTGGATTGATGCCGCAAAGATGATCAGGCACCCGCAGTACAACAGCTACAACCTGGACAACGACATCATGCTGATCAAACTGAGCCGCCCCGCCACCCTCAACAGCAACGTCCAGACCGTGGCCCTACCCTCTCGCTGCCCCGAGGCCGACGAGAACTGCCTGGTGTCCGGGTGGGGCAACACCTCCGCCAACGGAG ACAACTACCCTGACAGGCTGCAGTGTCTGAGGCAGCCCATCATCGATGACAGGATCTGCAGGAACGCCTACCCCCATATCTTCACCCAGAACATGGTTTGCTCCGGATTCATGCATGGAGGCGCCAGCAGCTGCCAA GGAGACTCTGGCGGTCCTCTGGTGTGTAACGGTCAGCTGCAGGGCGTCGTGTCCTGGGGTTACGACTGCGCCATGAAGGGACACCCCAGCGTCTACGCCCGTGTGTGTCGCTACAACAGCTGGATCGGCACCACTATGCGCAACAACtaa